Proteins encoded within one genomic window of Macrotis lagotis isolate mMagLag1 chromosome 3, bilby.v1.9.chrom.fasta, whole genome shotgun sequence:
- the PCNX3 gene encoding pecanex-like protein 3 isoform X2, whose protein sequence is MGSQVLQILRQGVWASLTGGWFFDPHQSTFSNCFHLYTWLLLLALPFLLYMVMPASMAVAAAYCLVVAGIFTTIKTVNYRLHAMFDQGEIVEKRGSALGDPEEEPAPGDGDAPRDPGVEMTVFRKVSSTPPVRCSSQHSVFGFNQVTELIPRTEDSGPLRDIKELVRERGSNNVIVTAADREMLKPGPPEKPLGELPRTPPGPPPPEPSLPSTDSSERSPLTGDGGTPWSRESVADAPVSPLLKGSLGRELSRSFLNLTLPDRPLVRTSSRKEKRGGAGYRPLDRQGSGDPVPLKAGSSDSCYSGTDRETLSSFKSEKTNSTHLDSPPTGRPRDGSDTDPPSEGDLPPSPDAGVPSDDTLRSFDTVIGAGTPPGGPEPLLVVRPKDLALLRPGKRRAPIRRHSPPHRTSRRSYAAPVRPLLEGGGFFEDEDTSEGSELSPASSLRSQRRFSTDSSSSTSCYSPEGSRGAGGGPRKRRAPRGAEEAATVPPKRPYGAQRTPSTASAKTHARVLSMDGAGSEGLRAAPLAGSKAELEVQAAGEPTAAPTSLSPSDGFTLGNRRGPAANQPGWRGELQEEGAVGGGTAEEGVKRDRSSSVWRTQAIRRRHNAGSNPTPPSSVMGSPPSLQETQRGRAASHSRALTLPSALHFASSLLLPRSGAAVHEACTFDDTSEGAVHYFYDESGVRRSYTFGLAGGGYENPVGQQVSGEQGTSGAWDRHSHSSSFHSAEVPEAAGGLALLQPRPVVLQGMQVRRVPLEIPEFDLLDQDSLHESQEQTLMEEAPPRPQHSYKYWLLPGRWTPVRYERLALLALLDRTRGVLENIFVVWLGSLVAFLGYLLLLKGFFRDIWVFQFCLVIASCQYSLLKSVQPDAASPMHGHNWVIAYSRPVYFCCSCLLIWLLDALGKALPFPPVSLYGLTFFSAPFFLCARDVATVFTLCFPVVFLLGLLPQVNTCLMYLLEQIDMHGFGGTATTSPLTALYSLLRSLLAAALLYGFCLGAIKAPWPDQHVPVLFSVFCGLLMAISYHLSRQSSDPTVLWSLLRTKLFPDLEERNLETPRAEAPDPLPGKLRQSVREILHSDLVMCPVIAVLSFAISASTVFIALKSVLGFVLYSLAGLVGVLTHYLLPQLRKQLPWFCLSQPVLKSQEYSQFEVRSAAQLMWFEKLYAWLQCVEKYLIYPAVVLNALTGDAHSVSGHPDKFCLYCRALLMTVAGLKLLRSAFCCPPQQYLTLTFTVLLFHFDYPRLSQGFLLDYFLMSLLCSKLWDLLYKLRFVLTYIAPWQITWGSAFHAFAQPFAVPHSAMLFVQALLSALFSTPLNPLLGSAVFLMSYARPLKFWERDYNTKRVDHSNTRLATQLDRNPGADDNNLNSIFYEHLTRSLQHTLCGDLALGRWGNYSPGDCFILASDYLNALVHLIEVGNGLVTFQLRGLEFRGTYCQQREVEAITEGVEEDEGCCCCEPGHLPRVLSFNAAFGQRWLAWEVTASKYVLEGYSISDNNAASMLQVFDLRKILITYYVKSIIYYVSRSPKLEAWLSHEGIGAALRPVRVPGYADSDPTFSLSVDEDYDLRLAGLSLPAFCAVHLDWIQYCAARRGQPMEHDWNSPLVTLCFGLCVLGRRALGTASHSMAASLEPFLYGLHALFKGDFRITSPRDEWVFADMDLLHRVVAPGVRMALKLHQDHFTSPDEYEEPAVLYDAIAANEERLVISHEGDPAWRSAILSNTPALLALRHVMDDASDEYKIIMLNRRHLSFRVIKVNRECVRGLWAGQQQELVFLRNRNPERGSIQNAKQALRNMINSSCDQPLGYPIYVSPLTTSFAGSHPQLRALWGGPVSLQAIANWLLHSWERLQKGCGAGCNSGGNVDDSDCGGGSSVSNNPPAPHPTPETPAAREQPFPLGLGWTLRPSLSGAGDGFSSRRRREGAQHLPLGPWPQSRQHGHFDTRACPRSFSIGQAF, encoded by the exons ATGGGCTCCCAGGTGCTGCAGATCCTGCGCCAGGGCGTGTGGGCCTCGCTGACGGGCGGCTGGTTCTTCGACCCGCACCAGAGCACCTTCTCCAACTGCTTCCACCTGTACACCTGGCTGCTGCTGCTGGCGCTGCCCTTCCTGCTGTACATG GTGATGCCCGCCAGCATGGCCGTGGCCGCCGCCTACTGCCTGGTGGTGGCCGGCATCTTCACCACCATCAAGACGGTCAACTACCGGCTGCACGCCATGTTCGACCAGGGCGAGATCGTGGAGAAGCGGGGCTCGGCCCTGGGGGACCCCGAGGAGGAGCCCGCCCCGGGGGACGGCGACGCGCCCAG GGACCCCGGGGTGGAGATGACGGTGTTCCGGAAGGTGAGCTCCACGCCGCCGGTGCGCTGCAGCTCCCAGCATTCCGTGTTCGGCTTCAACCAGGTCACG GAGCTGATTCCCCGGACGGAGGACTCCGGACCCCTGCGAG ACATCAAGGAGCTGGTCCGAGAGCGGGGCAGCAACAACGTGATCGTGACCGCGGCCGACCGGGAGATGCTGAAGCCGGGGCCTCCCGAGAAGCCGC TTGGAGAACTCCCCCGGACTCCTCCCGGGCCTCCTCCCCCGGAGCCTTCGCTGCCCAGCACAGACTCCTCGGAGCGGTCTCCCCTGACCGGAGACGGGGGGACCCCCTGGAGCAGAGAGAGCGTGGCCGACGCTCCCGTGAGCCCCTTACTCAAGGGGAGCCTCGGCCGGGAGTTGAGCAGGAGCTTCTTGAACCTGACCCTTCCCGACCGGCCGCTCGTGCGCACCAGCAGCCGCAAGGAGAAGCGTGGTGGGGCCGGTTACCGGCCTCTGGACCGGCAGGGCTCGGGGGACCCCGTGCCCCTCAAGGCTGGCTCCTCCGATTCCTGTTACAGCGGTACCGACAGGGAGACTTTGAGCAGCTTTAAGAGCGAGAAGACCAACTCAACGCACCTGGACAGCCCCCCCACGGGCCGGCCCAGGGACGGCAGCGACACGGATCCCCCCTCTGAAGGTGACCTGCCCCCCTCCCCTGACGCGGGGGTCCCCTCCGACGACACCCTACGCTCCTTTGACACGGTGATCGGAGCTGGGACTCCGCCCGGGGGCCCCGAGCCCCTCCTGGTCGTCCGGCCCAAGGACCTGGCCCTGCTCCGGCCGGGCAAACGCAGAGCCCCGATCCGCCGTCATTCTCCCCCCCACCGAACCTCCCGACGCTCTTACGCCGCCCCAGTCCGCCCCCTCCTGGAAGGTGGGGGCTTTTTTGAGGACGAGGACACGAGCGAGGGCAGCGAGCTGAGCCCCGCGTCCAGCCTTCGCTCCCAGAGACGCTTCAGCACTGACAGCTCCTCCTCCACTTCCTGTTACTCCCCAGAGGGCTCCAGAGGGGCCGGGGGTGGTCCCCGGAAGCGGCGGGCTCCCAGGGGGGCCGAAGAAGCGGCCACAGTGCCCCCCAAGCGCCCGTACGGAGCTCAGCGGACCCCTAGCACCGCCAGTGCCAAGACTCATGCCCGGGTGCTCAGCATGGACGGGGCGGGCAGCGAAGGGTTGCGGGCAGCCCCCCTGGCAGGCTCCAAAGCAGAGCTGGAGGTCCAAGCCGCGGGGGAGCCCACGGCCGCCCCGACTTCCCTTTCGCCATCAGACGGCTTCACCCTCGGGAACAGGAGGGGACCTGCCGCCAACCAGCCGGGCTGGCGGGGGGAGCTCCAGGAGGAAGGGGCCGTCGGGGGTG GGACCGCTGAGGAGGGCGTCAAGCGGGACCGGTCGAGTAGCGTGTGGCGGACGCAGGCAATCCGGAGGCGCCACAATGCTGGGAgcaaccccaccccaccctcatCCGTCATGGGATCCCCCCCTAG CCTACAGGAAACCCAGCGGGGCCGTGCGGCCTCCCACTCACGAGCCCTGACCCTGCCCTCTGCCCTCCATTTCGCCTCATCTCTGCTGCTGCCACGCTCCGGAGCCGCCGTCCACGAGGCTTGTACGTTTGATGACACCTCAGAGGGCGCTGTACATTACTTCTATGACGAAAGCG GGGTGCGGCGTTCCTACACGTTTGGTCTGGCTGGAGGCGGCTATGAAAACCCCGTGGGACAGCAAGTCAGTGGGGAGCAGGGGACCAGCGGGGCCTG GGATCGCCACTCTCACTCCTCCAGCTTCCATTCTGCTGAGGTCCCTGAGGCGGCCGGAGGCCTGGCCTTGCTCCAGCCCCGTCCCGTGGTCCTACAAGGGATGCAGGTCCGGAGAGTGCCCTTGGAAATTCCCGAG TTTGACCTACTGGACCAAGATTCCCTGCACGAGTCCCAGGAGCAGACTCTCATGGAGGAGGCGCCCCCCCGGCCTCAGCACAGCTACAAGTATTGGCTGCTCCCTGGCCGCTGGACCCCCGTGCGATACGAGCGGTTGGCCCTGCTGGCCCTGCTGGACCG GACCCGGGGGGTGCTGGAGAACATCTTTGTGGTCTGGCTGGGCAGTCTGGTGGCCTTTCTGGGCTACCTGCTTCTTCTCAAGGGCTTCTTCAGGGACATCTGGGTCTTCCAGTTCTGCCTGGTCATCGCCTCCTGCCAGTACTCACTGCTCAAG AGCGTCCAGCCTGATGCCGCCTCCCCCATGCAC GGCCACAACTGGGTGATCGCCTACAGCCGTCCCGTCTACTTTTGCTGCTCCTGCCTCCTCATCTGGCTTTTGGACGCCCTGGGCAAGGCCCTGCCCTTCCCCCCTGTCTCTCTCTATGGCCTCACCTTcttctctgctcccttcttcctttgTGCCCGAGACGTTGCCACTG TCTTTACCTTGTGCTTCCCTGTCGTCTTCCTCCTGGGCCTCCTTCCCCAGGTCAACACCTGCCTCATGTACCTGCTTGAGCAGATCGACATGCACGGCTTTGGGGGCACAG CGACCACCAGCCCCCTCACCGCTCTGTACAGCCTCCTGCGGAGCCTCCTGGCGGCTGCACTGCTCTACGGCTTCTGTCTGGGTGCAATTAAG GCACCCTGGCCAGATCAGCACGTGCCTGTGCTCTTCTCCGTCTTCTGTGGCCTCCTGATGGCAATCTCCTACCACCTCAGCCGCCAAAGCAGTGACCCCACTGTCCTCTG GTCCCTCTTACGCACCAAGCTTTTCCCTGATCTGGAGGAGCGGAACCTCGAGACCCCTCGTGCGGAAGCCCCAGATCCACTACCTGGCAAATTGAGGCAGTCTGTG CGGGAGATCTTGCACTCGGACCTCGTGATGTGCCCTGTGATTGCTGTGCTCAGCTTTGCCATTAGCGCCAGCACCGTCTTCATTGCCCTCAAG TCTGTCCTGGGCTTTGTGCTCTACTCCCTGGCTGGCCTGGTGGGTGTCCTCACCCATTACCTCCTGCCCCAGCTCCGCAAACAGCTGCCCTGGTTCTGCCTCTCCCAACCCGTCCTCAAGTCGCAGGAGTACAGCCAATTCGAAGTGCGCA GTGCTGCACAGCTGATGTGGTTTGAGAAGCTGTACGCGTGGCTCCAGTGCGTGGAGAAGTATCTCATCTACCCGGCTGTGGTGCTCAATGCTCTCACAGGCGATGCCCACAGCGTCAGCGGCCACCCGGACAAATTCTGTCTCTA ctGTCGGGCCCTGCTGATGACCGTGGCCGGCCTGAAGCTCCTGCGCTCGGCCTTCTGCTGCCCCCCCCAGCAGTACCTGACCCTGACCTTCACAGTCCTACTCTTCCATTTTGACTATCCGCGCCTCTCCCAGGGCTTCCTATTGGACTACTTTCTCATGTCCCTGCTCTGCAGCAAG CTGTGGGACCTGCTCTACAAACTGCGCTTCGTGCTCACCTACATTGCCCCTTGGCAGATCACCTGGGGCTCGGCCTTTCATGCCTTCGCCCAACCCTTTGCCGTGCCCC ACTCCGCCATGCTGTTCGTGCAggccctcctctctgccctgTTCTCCACCCCTCTTAACCCTTTGTTGGGCAGTGCTGTCTTTCTGATGTCCTATGCTCGGCCCCTCAAGTTTTGGGAGCGAGATTACAA CACTAAACGTGTGGACCACTCCAACACCCGTCTGGCCACCCAGCTGGATCGGAACCCGGGCGCGGACGACAACAACCTCAACTCCATCTTCTACGAGCACCTGACGCGCTCTCTCCAACACACGCTGTGCGGTGACCTGGCCCTCGGCCGCTGGGGCAATTACAGTCCCGGGGACTGCTTCATCCTGGCCTCCGACTACCTCAACGCCCTGGTGCACCTTATCGAGGTCGGCAACGGCCTGGTCACCTTCCAGCTGCGGGGCCTTGAGTTCCGGG GGACCTACTGCCAACAGCGGGAGGTGGAGGCCATCACGGAGGGCGTGGAAGAGGACGAGGGCTGCTGCTGCTGTGAGCCTGGCCACCTGCCCCGCGTGCTGTCCTTCAACGCCGCCTTTGGGCAGCGCTGGCTGGCCTGGGAGGTCACGGCCAGCAAGTACGTGCTGGAGGGCTACAGCATCAGCGACAACAACGCTGCCTCCATGCTGCAGGTGTTTGACCTGCGGAAGATCCTCATCACCTATTACGTCAAG AGTATCATCTACTATGTGAGCCGCTCCCCCAAGCTGGAGGCCTGGCTGAGCCACGAGGGTATTGGGGCGGCCCTTCGGCCTGTGCGTGTGCCCGGTTACGCCGACTCAGACCCCACCTTCTCACTGAGTGTGGACGAGGACTACGACCTGCGACTGGCCGGCCTCTCTCTGCCCGCTTTCTGTGCAGTCCACCTTGATTGGATCCAGTATTGTGCCGCCAGACGAGGTCAG CCCATGGAGCATGACTGGAACTCTCCTCTTGTCACGCTGTGCTTTGGGCTGTGTGTGCTAGGCAGGCGCGCTCTGGGGACGGCATCCCACAGCATGGCAGCCAG CCTGGAGCCCTTCCTCTACGGGCTGCACGCGCTCTTCAAGGGCGACTTCCGTATCACATCTCCGCGGGACGAGTGGGTCTTTGCCGACATGGATCTCCTGCATCGAGTGGTCGCCCCAGGGGTCCGCATGGCTCTCAAACTCCACCAG GACCACTTCACGTCCCCTGACGAGTATGAGGAACCTGCCGTGCTCTACGACGCCATTGCTGCCAACGAGGAACGCCTGGTGATCTCGCACGAGGGTGACCCCGCCTGGCGCAGTGCCATCCTCAGCAACACGCCGGCCCTGCTGGCGCTTCGGCACGTCATGGATGATGCCTCCGATGAGTACAAGATCATCATGCTCAACCGCAGGCACCTCAGCTTCCGTGTCATCAAG GTGAACCGTGAGTGTGTGCGGGGCCTGTGGGCCGGCCAGCAGCAGGAGCTGGTCTTCCTCCGCAACCGCAACCCTGAGCGGGGCAGCATCCAGAACGCCAAGCAGGCGCTGCGCAACATGATCAACTCTTCCTGTGACCAGCCGCTGGGCTACCCCATCTACGTCTCCCCCCTCACCACATCCTTCGCCGGCAGCCACCCCCAGCTCCGTGCCCTCTGGGGAGGCCCGGTCAGCCTCCAGGCCATCGCCAACTGGCTCCTGCACAGCTGGGAGAG GCTTCAGAAAGGCTGCGGAGCTGGCTGCAACAGTGGCGGGAACGTAGACGACTCAGATTGTGGGGGTGGCTCATCCGTCAGCAATAACCCtccagccccccaccccacccctgagACCCCCGCTG CCCGAGAGCAGCCCTTCCCTCTGGGCCTTGGCTGGACGCTGCGGCCCTCCCTGAGCGGGGCCGGCGATGGTTTTTCCTCGAGACGAAGGAGAGAGG GTGCCCAGCACCTCCCCCTTGGACCTTGGCCTCAGTCCAGACAGCACGGACACTTCGACACCAGGGCCTGTCCGAGATCCTTCTCTATCGGCCAGGCCTTCTGA